A window of the Polaribacter batillariae genome harbors these coding sequences:
- a CDS encoding galactokinase, whose translation MSNKLIQEVKEEFKKVFSANPLLVFSPGRINIIGEHTDYNGGFVFPAAIDKGIAAAIEKSDTGTCTAIAMDLESSIEFELDKLKPSKEGSWENYVLGVVAEIQNRNKVIGDFNIIFKGNIPEGAGMSSSAALENSVVFGLNKLFDLGFTKTEMILISQKAEHNYVGVKCGIMDQYASMFGVKDNALLLDCNTLKSKAYKIDFKDHQLMLINTNVKHSLSDSAYNDRRSACENIAKLLNVATLREATEEDLEKIIDKITPENYQKALYVIQEIDRTQRAAKAIEENNLETLGALIYGSHNGLQHQYKVSCDELDFLVNQAKKNKNVLGARMMGGGFGGCTINLIKKNEAKNFAKSTAIAYKNKFDKECSVYFIALSDGTHLVK comes from the coding sequence ATGAGTAATAAATTAATACAAGAAGTAAAAGAAGAATTTAAAAAGGTGTTTTCTGCAAATCCTTTACTGGTATTTTCTCCAGGAAGAATAAATATTATTGGAGAACATACAGATTATAATGGCGGTTTTGTATTTCCTGCAGCAATAGATAAAGGAATTGCAGCTGCCATTGAAAAAAGCGACACTGGTACTTGCACTGCAATCGCGATGGATTTAGAAAGCAGTATCGAATTCGAATTAGATAAATTAAAACCATCTAAAGAAGGAAGTTGGGAAAATTATGTTTTGGGTGTGGTTGCAGAAATACAGAATAGAAATAAAGTTATTGGCGATTTTAACATCATTTTTAAAGGAAATATTCCTGAAGGAGCAGGCATGTCTTCTTCTGCAGCTCTAGAAAATAGTGTTGTTTTTGGTTTGAATAAATTGTTCGATTTAGGTTTCACAAAAACAGAAATGATTTTAATTTCTCAAAAAGCAGAACACAATTATGTAGGCGTAAAATGTGGAATTATGGACCAATATGCGAGTATGTTTGGTGTGAAAGACAATGCTTTGCTTCTAGATTGCAACACTTTAAAGTCGAAAGCTTATAAAATCGATTTTAAAGACCATCAATTAATGCTAATCAATACAAACGTAAAACATAGTTTGTCTGACAGTGCTTATAACGATAGGCGTTCTGCCTGTGAAAATATCGCAAAATTATTAAATGTAGCAACGCTAAGAGAAGCTACTGAAGAAGATTTAGAGAAAATTATTGATAAAATTACGCCAGAAAACTACCAAAAAGCGTTGTACGTAATTCAAGAAATTGACAGAACGCAAAGAGCTGCAAAAGCCATTGAAGAAAATAATTTAGAAACTTTAGGTGCATTAATTTACGGTTCTCATAATGGCTTACAACATCAATATAAAGTAAGTTGCGACGAATTAGATTTTCTAGTAAACCAAGCAAAGAAAAACAAAAACGTTCTAGGTGCACGAATGATGGGTGGTGGTTTTGGTGGCTGTACCATTAATTTAATTAAAAAAAACGAAGCAAAAAACTTTGCGAAATCTACTGCTATAGCCTATAAAAACAAATTCGACAAAGAATGTTCTGTATATTTTATAGCACTTTCTGATGGTACACATTTGGTAAAATAA
- a CDS encoding aldose 1-epimerase, with the protein MFAIKEKKQNNFSLVELKNTANNSYASISLNEGARLQSLNFKGISIIEEQPNFDYKDCYSSAILFPFANRIEEGKYSYKNTKYQFKSNEPKSKNALHGLVFNKEFKILEKEITSNSCAVTIYYSERNECKSFPFKYSIYLTYTLLENELQLKVTVKNNDTKSFPFVLGWHPYFNCNNFKNSYLSFKSDKKISFDKNLITKDIINHKTASKFKLENKQLDDCFVLEDNIVQFFTSKYQLEISSTSEENFLQLYTPKNKPVIAIEPMTGISNSFNNKIGLQELDANKTYALTWTLKLL; encoded by the coding sequence ATGTTTGCAATTAAAGAAAAAAAACAAAACAATTTTAGCCTTGTAGAACTAAAAAATACGGCAAATAATTCTTATGCAAGTATTTCTTTAAACGAAGGTGCACGATTACAAAGCCTAAATTTTAAAGGAATTTCTATTATTGAAGAGCAGCCAAATTTCGATTATAAAGACTGTTATTCCTCTGCCATTTTATTTCCATTTGCCAATAGAATCGAAGAAGGAAAATATTCTTATAAAAACACAAAATATCAGTTTAAAAGTAACGAACCAAAGAGTAAAAACGCTTTACATGGTTTGGTTTTTAATAAAGAATTTAAAATCTTAGAAAAAGAAATTACTTCTAATAGCTGTGCAGTTACAATTTATTATTCAGAAAGAAACGAATGCAAAAGTTTTCCTTTTAAATATTCAATATACTTAACATATACACTTTTAGAAAATGAATTACAACTAAAGGTTACTGTAAAAAATAACGATACAAAATCATTCCCATTTGTTTTAGGTTGGCATCCTTATTTTAATTGTAACAATTTTAAAAACAGCTATTTAAGTTTTAAAAGTGATAAAAAAATTAGTTTCGATAAAAACTTAATTACCAAAGACATAATCAACCATAAAACAGCTTCGAAATTTAAATTAGAAAATAAACAATTAGACGATTGTTTTGTTCTTGAAGACAATATTGTACAATTCTTTACTTCAAAATATCAATTAGAAATATCATCAACCAGCGAAGAAAATTTTCTACAACTATACACTCCAAAAAACAAACCTGTTATTGCCATAGAACCTATGACTGGTATTTCTAACAGTTTTAACAATAAAATAGGCCTGCAAGAATTAGATGCAAACAAAACCTACGCTTTAACTTGGACTTTGAAGCTTTTATAA
- a CDS encoding GntR family transcriptional regulator, whose product MKIVSLKKSGIPKYKQIVTSIERAIITGKLKKGDQLPSLNVVKNKHKLSRDTVLNAFNELKTRGIIHSVVGKGYFVSSEDVLVKKKIFLLFDELNSFKEDLYNSFLDSLGNNCQVDIFFHHFNEDVFHKLINDNNGNYSSYVIMPANLKNAHASVENLPKENVYILDQKHPKLLAYPVIYQNFEKDIYNGLLSASTKLEKYKKLVLLFSKERQPQGILSGFQLFCKTNNFTSEIISSLDNSSPKKGEVYLILDDKNLIRIIKKVKESNLQLAKDVGLISFNDTILKEVVSDGITTISTDFNLMGKSLAQMILNNEHAKIENPSALILRKSL is encoded by the coding sequence ATGAAAATTGTTTCTCTAAAAAAATCGGGCATTCCAAAATACAAACAAATTGTAACTTCTATTGAGCGAGCAATTATTACTGGTAAACTAAAAAAGGGAGATCAATTACCTTCTTTAAATGTTGTAAAAAATAAACATAAATTATCTAGAGATACTGTTTTAAACGCTTTTAACGAACTTAAAACAAGAGGTATTATTCATTCTGTGGTTGGAAAAGGTTATTTTGTAAGTAGTGAAGATGTTCTTGTAAAAAAGAAAATTTTTCTACTTTTTGATGAATTAAATTCGTTTAAAGAAGACTTATACAATTCGTTTTTAGATAGTTTGGGCAATAATTGCCAGGTTGATATTTTTTTTCATCACTTTAATGAAGATGTTTTTCATAAATTGATAAACGACAATAATGGCAATTACAGTTCTTATGTAATTATGCCAGCAAATCTAAAAAACGCACATGCTTCTGTTGAAAATTTACCAAAAGAGAATGTCTATATTTTAGACCAAAAACATCCTAAATTATTAGCTTACCCTGTAATTTATCAAAATTTTGAAAAAGATATTTATAATGGACTTTTAAGTGCTTCAACCAAATTAGAAAAATATAAAAAATTGGTTTTATTATTTTCAAAAGAAAGACAACCTCAAGGAATTTTAAGTGGTTTTCAGCTATTTTGTAAAACAAATAATTTTACTTCAGAAATAATTTCTTCTTTAGATAACAGCAGTCCTAAAAAAGGAGAAGTCTATTTAATTTTAGACGATAAAAACCTAATTCGAATTATTAAAAAGGTAAAAGAAAGCAACTTACAATTAGCTAAAGATGTTGGGCTAATTTCTTTTAACGACACCATTTTAAAAGAAGTTGTTTCAGATGGAATTACAACCATATCTACCGATTTTAATTTAATGGGAAAAAGTTTGGCACAAATGATTTTAAATAACGAACATGCTAAAATCGAAAATCCGAGTGCATTAATTTTAAGAAAATCTTTATAA
- a CDS encoding thioredoxin domain-containing protein: MKNTLILKFLLLFISCKFISCKKPVVKTHAHTNNLITETSPYLLQHAHNPVNWNAWNNKTLAKAKSSKKLMLISIGYASCHWCHVMEEESFKDTLVAKTMNKNFINIKVDREERPDVDKVYMTAVQLMNGGGGWPLNVVALPDGRPIWGGTYFEKEQWIDILNKLSDVYEKNPEKLIAFADQLEKGIKSVDVVELNLKKPDFTNNFIQKAIDKWSANFDHSFGGLNSAPKFMMPNNYHFLLRYATQKQDAKLQDYVYLTLEKMAFGGIFDPIEGGFSRYSVDKKWHIPHFEKMLYDNAQLVSLYSDAYSITKNPLYKEVVLETLNYVNANMIGDKGSFYSSLDADSETKNKDLEEGIYYVWTKKELQSLLNDDYLLFEDYYNINDYGFWENEHYVLIRNAKDVDFIKKHNITIEFLKAKKKNWKQILKKAKQSRKKPRLDDKVLTSWNALMLKGYIDAYRVFGDENYLRIAKENAKFIVAHQLKKDGSLLHTYKDGKSSINGYLEDYAFTIEALIGLYENTLEEKWLTISRDLADYTFAHFLDENSKMFYFTSNKDASLVARSIAFRDNVLPSSNSVMAKNLFKLSHYFDNKSYLETAKAMLNNVQPELESYPSGFSNWLDLMMNFSNPYYEIAVVGEKAKDKIKELNKNYIPNKLIAGSLGESNMPLLENRYNSSKTLIYVCVNRACKLPVSKVEKALGFIERNF; the protein is encoded by the coding sequence ATGAAAAACACACTTATTTTAAAATTTTTACTTCTTTTTATAAGTTGTAAATTTATAAGTTGTAAAAAACCAGTTGTTAAAACGCATGCACATACCAATAATTTAATTACTGAAACCAGTCCGTATTTATTACAACATGCTCACAATCCAGTAAATTGGAATGCTTGGAATAACAAAACTCTCGCAAAAGCAAAATCAAGCAAAAAATTAATGCTTATTAGTATTGGTTACGCTTCTTGCCATTGGTGCCATGTAATGGAAGAAGAAAGTTTTAAAGATACTTTGGTGGCTAAAACCATGAATAAAAACTTTATAAACATAAAAGTCGATAGAGAAGAAAGGCCAGATGTAGATAAAGTATATATGACTGCTGTACAATTAATGAATGGCGGTGGTGGTTGGCCGCTAAATGTTGTTGCTTTACCAGATGGAAGACCTATTTGGGGAGGCACTTATTTCGAAAAAGAACAATGGATTGATATTTTGAACAAACTTTCGGATGTTTATGAGAAAAATCCAGAAAAATTAATCGCTTTTGCAGACCAATTAGAAAAAGGAATAAAATCTGTAGATGTTGTAGAATTGAATTTAAAAAAACCAGATTTCACAAACAATTTTATTCAAAAAGCGATTGATAAATGGTCTGCAAACTTCGACCATTCTTTTGGTGGATTAAACAGTGCACCAAAGTTTATGATGCCTAATAATTATCATTTTTTGTTGCGTTATGCAACCCAAAAACAAGATGCAAAATTGCAAGATTATGTATATCTTACTCTAGAAAAAATGGCTTTTGGAGGAATATTCGACCCGATTGAAGGCGGTTTTTCTAGATATTCTGTAGATAAAAAATGGCACATTCCGCATTTCGAAAAAATGCTTTACGACAATGCTCAATTGGTAAGTTTGTATTCAGATGCTTATTCTATTACTAAAAATCCGCTTTATAAAGAAGTGGTTTTAGAAACGTTAAATTATGTAAATGCCAACATGATTGGCGATAAAGGTTCGTTTTATTCTTCTTTAGACGCCGATAGCGAAACTAAAAATAAAGATTTAGAGGAAGGCATTTATTATGTTTGGACAAAAAAAGAATTACAGTCTTTGCTTAATGACGATTATTTATTGTTCGAAGATTATTACAACATAAACGATTATGGTTTTTGGGAAAACGAACACTATGTATTAATTCGAAATGCTAAAGATGTAGATTTTATAAAAAAACACAACATTACAATTGAGTTCTTAAAAGCTAAAAAGAAAAATTGGAAACAAATACTTAAAAAAGCAAAACAAAGTAGAAAAAAACCAAGATTAGATGATAAGGTGTTAACCTCTTGGAATGCACTTATGTTAAAAGGCTATATAGATGCCTATCGTGTTTTTGGAGATGAAAATTATTTGAGAATTGCAAAAGAAAACGCAAAGTTTATTGTCGCTCATCAACTTAAAAAAGATGGCAGTTTATTGCATACATATAAAGATGGAAAAAGCTCAATTAACGGTTATTTAGAAGATTATGCTTTTACGATTGAAGCATTAATTGGTTTGTATGAGAACACATTAGAAGAAAAATGGTTAACAATTTCACGTGATTTGGCAGATTATACATTTGCTCATTTTCTTGATGAGAATAGCAAAATGTTTTATTTTACGTCCAATAAAGATGCTTCTTTAGTCGCTAGAAGTATAGCGTTTAGAGATAATGTACTGCCTTCCAGTAATTCTGTAATGGCGAAAAACTTATTTAAATTATCGCATTATTTCGATAATAAGAGTTATTTAGAAACTGCAAAAGCAATGCTAAATAATGTGCAGCCAGAATTAGAGAGTTATCCTTCTGGGTTTTCTAATTGGTTAGATTTAATGATGAATTTTTCCAATCCTTACTACGAAATAGCTGTTGTTGGAGAAAAAGCGAAAGACAAAATAAAAGAGCTTAATAAAAACTACATTCCCAATAAATTAATTGCTGGAAGTTTAGGAGAAAGCAATATGCCTTTGTTAGAAAACCGATATAATTCTTCTAAAACACTAATTTATGTGTGTGTAAATAGAGCTTGTAAATTACCAGTTTCTAAAGTCGAAAAAGCATTAGGGTTTATAGAGAGAAATTTTTAA
- a CDS encoding DUF3472 domain-containing protein yields the protein MVKRGFSILLLLQIILFNDSCSNETKENNNVNTNFTASVPIGSNSWVTGKKPENKSIVKKEGIRNWTSLNHVINTYIRTGSGKLNLGLKIKSTEGNSKINVTIYNKTKTINVKNKEYKTISVGTFDVTEGYVKIELQGKEKTGNIIADIDEVLLGGTAVATNLNFVPSTNHHFGRRGPSVHLKYSQPENEEVQYFYNEITVPAGEDKLGSFFMANGHAEGYFGIQVNSKTERRVLFSIWSAFVTDNPNQIPKDYTVKSLGGGEGVTIQNFGNEGSGIQSFKNVNWKVDTTYKFLLKGEPSPVAGSTDYTAYFYDPLIEKWQIIASLRRPKTVTYLTRLYSFLENFNPSTGNQTRKAYFENQWVYTTNKKWIEITNGKFTADATANANERLDYAGGVIGDKFFLKNGGFFNENVALKTNFSRKESENSPNIIFSSLPKPKL from the coding sequence ATGGTTAAAAGAGGATTTTCTATATTACTTTTATTGCAAATTATACTTTTTAACGATTCTTGTTCAAACGAAACAAAAGAAAATAACAATGTAAATACCAATTTTACGGCAAGTGTTCCTATTGGTTCTAATAGTTGGGTTACAGGAAAAAAACCAGAAAACAAAAGCATTGTTAAAAAAGAAGGCATACGAAATTGGACCTCTTTAAATCATGTAATTAACACGTATATAAGAACAGGAAGTGGAAAACTAAACCTTGGCCTAAAAATAAAATCTACAGAAGGAAACTCTAAAATTAATGTAACAATTTATAATAAAACAAAAACGATAAACGTAAAAAACAAAGAATATAAAACAATAAGCGTAGGAACTTTCGATGTTACAGAAGGTTATGTAAAAATAGAGCTTCAAGGAAAAGAAAAAACAGGTAATATTATTGCAGATATAGATGAGGTTCTTTTAGGAGGAACAGCCGTTGCAACAAATTTAAATTTTGTGCCATCAACAAATCATCATTTTGGTAGAAGAGGGCCATCTGTACATTTAAAATACAGCCAACCAGAAAATGAAGAAGTGCAATATTTCTATAATGAAATTACGGTTCCTGCTGGAGAAGATAAACTAGGAAGCTTCTTTATGGCAAATGGTCATGCAGAAGGTTATTTTGGAATACAGGTAAACTCTAAAACAGAAAGACGTGTATTGTTTTCTATTTGGAGCGCTTTTGTAACAGACAACCCAAATCAAATTCCAAAAGATTATACAGTAAAAAGTTTAGGAGGTGGAGAAGGAGTAACAATTCAAAATTTCGGCAACGAAGGTTCTGGAATTCAGAGTTTTAAAAACGTAAATTGGAAAGTAGATACAACCTATAAATTTTTATTAAAAGGAGAACCCTCTCCTGTAGCAGGATCTACAGATTACACTGCGTATTTTTACGATCCATTAATTGAAAAATGGCAAATAATTGCCAGTTTAAGAAGACCAAAAACAGTAACTTACTTAACGAGATTGTATTCTTTTTTAGAGAATTTTAATCCAAGTACAGGCAATCAAACAAGAAAAGCTTATTTCGAAAATCAGTGGGTTTATACCACCAACAAAAAATGGATAGAAATTACAAATGGAAAATTTACAGCAGATGCCACAGCAAATGCGAACGAAAGATTAGACTACGCAGGGGGCGTTATCGGGGATAAATTTTTCTTAAAAAACGGTGGTTTCTTTAACGAAAATGTAGCGCTGAAAACAAATTTTTCTAGAAAAGAAAGTGAAAATTCCCCCAATATAATTTTCTCTAGTTTGCCAAAACCAAAACTTTAA
- a CDS encoding NAD-dependent epimerase/dehydratase family protein — protein sequence MIKILITGAGGQLGSVLTKELQQKFGVQNVIATDLLEKPNFMGHFEQLDATDYKAIEKIVVENKINQIYHLAAILSAKGEENPLKTWDINMKSLFNVLEVSRLYGIDKVFYPSSIAVFGDKIPRENTPQNPNLTPTTVYGISKSSGENWGNYYFEKYGLDVRSLRYPGIIGYQSLPGGGTTDYAVDIYHKAVKKEKFSCFLEKNTVLPMIFMNDAIRATVALMDAPKENISVRTSYNLAGMSFSPKEIFESIKKIYPNFRISYKPDFRQKIASSWPQSINDTNAREDWGWKPAYNLDRMSKIMIQKLEEQYKLATI from the coding sequence ATGATTAAAATTTTAATCACAGGCGCAGGAGGTCAATTGGGCTCGGTATTAACAAAAGAATTGCAACAAAAATTTGGAGTGCAAAATGTAATTGCTACAGATTTGTTAGAAAAACCTAATTTTATGGGGCATTTCGAACAACTAGATGCAACAGATTATAAAGCAATAGAAAAAATCGTTGTCGAAAATAAAATCAACCAAATTTATCATTTGGCTGCAATTTTATCAGCAAAAGGAGAAGAAAATCCATTAAAAACTTGGGATATTAATATGAAATCTCTTTTTAATGTTTTAGAGGTTTCAAGATTGTACGGAATAGATAAAGTTTTTTATCCGAGTTCAATTGCTGTTTTTGGAGATAAAATACCGCGTGAAAATACTCCTCAAAACCCAAATTTAACACCAACAACAGTTTACGGAATTAGTAAAAGTTCGGGCGAGAATTGGGGAAATTATTATTTCGAAAAATATGGTTTAGATGTAAGGTCGTTAAGATACCCAGGCATTATTGGTTACCAATCTTTACCTGGAGGTGGCACTACAGATTATGCTGTAGATATTTACCATAAAGCAGTAAAAAAAGAAAAATTTAGCTGTTTTTTAGAGAAAAATACAGTGTTGCCAATGATTTTTATGAACGACGCCATTAGAGCTACAGTAGCACTAATGGACGCCCCAAAAGAAAACATTTCTGTAAGAACTTCATACAATTTAGCTGGAATGAGTTTTAGTCCAAAAGAAATTTTTGAGTCGATAAAAAAGATTTATCCAAATTTTAGAATAAGTTATAAACCAGATTTTAGACAAAAAATTGCAAGTTCTTGGCCACAAAGTATTAACGATACAAATGCAAGAGAAGATTGGGGCTGGAAACCCGCTTATAATTTAGATAGAATGTCTAAAATTATGATTCAAAAATTAGAAGAACAGTATAAATTAGCAACAATTTAA
- a CDS encoding carbohydrate-binding family 9-like protein → MKKYKVNLVQDKEIILSGKGNHLIWKKANSLTDFSSPWDDKPIKKIEFKAVYNSEKIFFQFKVDDNQVHIHPSKEKNDSINNSDRVELFFRSDASLEPYYCLEIDPLARIMDFKAKPNRKFDFNWNWPSQDIEVKSTIEPNYFIVEIAITLKSLKELNLLKNGQIETGIYRAKYNLQENNLFEPTWIPWVNPQTKEPNFHIDSSFGLLELT, encoded by the coding sequence TTGAAAAAATATAAAGTAAATCTAGTACAAGACAAAGAAATTATCCTTTCTGGGAAAGGAAATCATCTTATTTGGAAAAAAGCAAATAGCTTAACCGATTTTTCTTCTCCTTGGGATGATAAACCTATTAAAAAAATTGAATTTAAAGCTGTTTATAATTCCGAAAAAATCTTTTTTCAATTTAAGGTTGACGACAATCAAGTACACATACATCCATCTAAAGAAAAAAACGACAGCATTAATAATTCTGACAGGGTAGAATTGTTTTTTAGGAGTGATGCTTCTCTAGAACCTTATTATTGTTTAGAAATAGACCCTCTTGCAAGAATTATGGATTTTAAAGCAAAGCCAAACAGAAAATTTGATTTTAATTGGAATTGGCCCTCACAAGACATTGAAGTAAAATCGACAATAGAACCTAATTATTTTATTGTAGAAATTGCAATTACACTAAAATCTTTAAAAGAACTAAATCTTTTAAAAAACGGACAGATAGAAACAGGAATTTACAGAGCAAAATACAATCTACAAGAAAATAATTTATTTGAGCCAACTTGGATTCCTTGGGTAAACCCACAAACAAAAGAGCCAAATTTTCATATCGATAGCTCTTTTGGTTTGCTTGAACTTACGTAA
- a CDS encoding LacI family DNA-binding transcriptional regulator, whose product MTKKHTIKDIAELAGVSKGTVDRVIHNRGKVSTKALEKVNAVLNEIDYQPNLLARSLKNTKEYHICIIMPDYNEDAFWLPCFEGIQEAIAEFSSFGIFIEPFFFNTNDVQTFINVNKKVLKLSPNAVLLTPLFYKETTKIVNSYAAANIIVSKFNNQLETENTKNFVGQDLFKSGRIAASLMKILIPKNANIAIIHIDEDFNNAIHMQEKEKGFRNYFYELENSSYQITTYSAKNADLKNKLRYIFNISKNLAGIFVTTSKTYKVAEFTKEKNIKIIGYDLLDENIRYLKNNHIDFLIHQNPKKQVYLGLNYLVEHLLFGKEIPAKSLLPIDIINAENLESYLES is encoded by the coding sequence ATGACCAAAAAACATACGATAAAAGATATTGCAGAATTGGCTGGGGTTTCTAAAGGAACTGTAGATAGAGTTATTCATAACAGAGGAAAAGTATCTACAAAAGCTTTAGAGAAAGTAAATGCGGTGTTAAACGAAATAGATTATCAACCAAATTTGTTGGCAAGAAGTTTAAAAAACACCAAAGAATACCATATTTGTATAATTATGCCAGATTATAATGAAGATGCTTTTTGGCTGCCTTGTTTTGAAGGAATACAAGAAGCAATCGCCGAATTTAGTTCTTTTGGTATTTTTATAGAGCCTTTCTTTTTTAACACTAACGATGTACAAACTTTTATAAATGTAAATAAAAAAGTTTTAAAGTTATCGCCAAATGCTGTTTTATTAACACCTCTCTTTTATAAAGAAACCACTAAAATTGTAAATAGTTATGCAGCAGCGAATATTATTGTTAGTAAGTTTAACAATCAATTAGAAACAGAAAATACCAAAAATTTTGTTGGTCAAGATTTATTTAAAAGTGGTAGAATTGCTGCGAGTTTAATGAAAATTTTAATTCCTAAAAACGCCAATATTGCTATTATTCATATAGATGAAGATTTTAACAATGCAATACATATGCAAGAAAAAGAAAAAGGATTTAGAAATTATTTTTACGAACTAGAAAATTCTAGCTATCAAATAACAACGTATAGCGCTAAAAATGCTGATCTTAAAAATAAATTGAGATACATTTTTAACATTTCTAAAAATTTGGCAGGAATTTTTGTTACCACATCAAAAACATACAAAGTAGCCGAATTTACAAAAGAAAAAAATATAAAAATTATAGGCTACGATTTATTGGACGAAAATATTCGATATCTAAAAAATAATCATATCGATTTTTTAATTCATCAAAATCCTAAAAAACAAGTCTATTTAGGGTTAAACTATTTAGTAGAACATTTACTTTTTGGCAAAGAAATACCCGCAAAAAGCTTATTGCCAATCGATATTATTAATGCAGAAAATTTAGAAAGTTATTTAGAAAGTTAA
- a CDS encoding nucleotidyltransferase family protein, protein MDKPTLVILAAGMGSRYGGLKQMDAFTPEGDTIIDFSLYDAIEAGFGKVVFVIRKSFEKEFKAIFNKKLEGKVEVAYVYQELDNVPEPYKNPERVKPWGTGHALLMTKDVVKENFAIINADDFYSRQAFIAIVEQLKNTAKDSYDFSMVAYSLKNTISENGYVSRGECTVDKNGFLVDVTERVRIEKINGVLKCENNDGQMVPIDENTTVSMNFWGFTPKCFEFGDELFLEFLENNKESLKAEFYLPSIVNKMLESKKASVKVLESESKWFGVTYSEDKEKVQKEINKLKENGVYPTKLWS, encoded by the coding sequence ATGGATAAACCAACTTTAGTCATACTAGCAGCAGGAATGGGAAGCAGGTATGGAGGATTAAAACAAATGGATGCTTTTACACCAGAAGGAGATACCATTATAGATTTTTCGTTATACGATGCAATAGAGGCTGGTTTTGGAAAAGTTGTTTTTGTCATAAGAAAAAGTTTCGAAAAAGAGTTTAAAGCTATTTTTAATAAAAAATTAGAAGGCAAAGTCGAAGTAGCGTATGTGTATCAAGAGTTAGATAATGTGCCCGAACCATATAAAAATCCAGAAAGGGTAAAACCTTGGGGAACAGGGCATGCGTTGTTAATGACAAAAGATGTTGTAAAAGAAAATTTTGCCATTATTAATGCAGATGATTTTTATAGCAGGCAAGCTTTTATTGCAATTGTAGAGCAGTTAAAAAATACAGCTAAAGATAGTTACGATTTTAGTATGGTTGCTTACTCTTTAAAAAATACCATTTCAGAGAATGGCTATGTTTCTAGAGGAGAATGTACAGTTGATAAAAATGGATTTCTAGTAGATGTTACAGAAAGAGTTCGAATCGAAAAAATAAATGGAGTTTTAAAATGCGAAAATAACGATGGACAAATGGTTCCTATAGACGAAAATACGACTGTTTCTATGAATTTTTGGGGGTTTACTCCAAAATGTTTCGAATTTGGTGATGAATTATTTTTAGAGTTTTTAGAAAATAATAAAGAAAGCTTAAAGGCAGAATTTTATTTGCCATCTATCGTAAATAAAATGCTAGAAAGTAAAAAAGCTTCTGTAAAAGTTTTAGAATCAGAATCTAAATGGTTTGGAGTAACTTATAGCGAAGATAAAGAGAAGGTACAAAAAGAGATTAATAAATTAAAAGAAAACGGAGTTTATCCAACTAAATTATGGAGTTAA